One genomic segment of Desulforamulus reducens MI-1 includes these proteins:
- the purE gene encoding 5-(carboxyamino)imidazole ribonucleotide mutase: MTALVGIVLGSDSDLPLMKDAVKILDTLEISYEVTISSAHRAPEKTAEYARSAEARGIKVIIAAAGLAAHLPGVIAAHSILPVIGVPVKSGALEGVDALYSIAQMPPGIPVASVAINGAKNAAILAAQMIALADASLGKKLHDFKEDLAREVEAKDSKLKELGVEGYLNNK; encoded by the coding sequence ATGACTGCTTTGGTCGGTATTGTCTTGGGCAGTGACTCGGATCTGCCGCTGATGAAAGATGCAGTTAAAATATTGGATACACTTGAAATTTCTTATGAGGTAACCATTTCCTCAGCTCACCGGGCACCGGAAAAAACTGCTGAGTATGCCCGGTCTGCGGAGGCCAGAGGAATTAAAGTAATTATAGCCGCTGCTGGATTGGCAGCCCACCTGCCAGGGGTCATAGCAGCTCATAGTATTTTACCTGTCATCGGGGTGCCGGTAAAATCCGGTGCTTTGGAGGGTGTGGATGCCCTTTACTCCATCGCCCAAATGCCTCCGGGTATCCCAGTGGCATCTGTGGCCATTAACGGGGCGAAAAACGCAGCCATCTTAGCAGCCCAAATGATTGCCTTAGCCGATGCATCACTGGGGAAAAAATTGCATGACTTTAAAGAAGATCTAGCCAGGGAAGTGGAAGCCAAGGACAGCAAGCTAAAAGAGCTGGGTGTAGAGGGTTACCTGAATAACAAATAG